A genomic window from Luteolibacter sp. LG18 includes:
- a CDS encoding sugar phosphate isomerase/epimerase, which yields MLAFSTCWNNSRHADGESMIEEIVALGFRNIELSHGMTIAKLPGIRKAYARGLFTCSGVHNYFPSPVEVMIDAPDAYEYTSHRPADRQRAMDMTLKTLELAAEFEARYVVLHMGSVPLKSAKWTKPLTASVEAGHQLTPEYAREKIAFVKKREKIAPLYYQRATEALATLAERAAELGVKLAVESRSRFEDMPTEREMVRLQEAFADHPAVGYWHDFGHVQLKHNLGLLDHGQWLERISPHLIGGHVHDVQWPARDHRTPFTGTLDYTDLLRHFPAGCPLVWELSPTRETAEIRDSLAIWQRMFPDR from the coding sequence ATGCTTGCCTTCTCGACCTGCTGGAACAACAGCCGCCACGCGGACGGTGAATCCATGATCGAGGAGATCGTGGCCCTCGGTTTCCGGAACATCGAGCTCTCGCACGGCATGACCATCGCGAAGCTCCCCGGCATCCGGAAGGCCTACGCCCGCGGCCTTTTCACCTGCTCCGGCGTCCACAACTACTTCCCCTCCCCGGTGGAGGTGATGATCGATGCCCCGGACGCCTACGAATACACCTCCCACCGCCCCGCCGACCGCCAGCGGGCGATGGACATGACCCTGAAAACGCTGGAGCTGGCCGCCGAGTTCGAGGCCCGCTACGTGGTGCTGCACATGGGCTCGGTGCCGCTGAAGTCCGCGAAATGGACGAAGCCACTCACCGCCAGCGTCGAGGCCGGCCACCAGCTCACCCCGGAGTATGCCAGGGAGAAGATCGCCTTCGTGAAAAAGCGCGAGAAGATCGCCCCGCTGTATTACCAGCGCGCCACCGAGGCGCTCGCCACCCTGGCGGAACGCGCCGCCGAACTTGGCGTGAAGCTGGCCGTGGAATCCCGCTCGCGCTTCGAGGACATGCCGACCGAGCGCGAGATGGTCCGCCTCCAGGAAGCCTTCGCCGATCACCCGGCCGTCGGCTATTGGCACGACTTCGGCCACGTCCAGCTCAAGCACAACCTCGGCCTGCTCGACCACGGCCAGTGGCTGGAGCGGATCTCGCCGCACCTGATCGGCGGCCATGTCCACGACGTGCAATGGCCCGCCCGCGACCACCGCACGCCCTTCACCGGCACCCTCGATTACACCGACCTGCTGCGCCATTTCCCCGCCGGTTGCCCGCTGGTGTGGGAACTCTCCCCCACCCGGGAGACCGCGGAGATCCGCGATTCGCTGGCGATCTGGCAACGGATGTTCCCGGACCGCTGA
- a CDS encoding NUDIX domain-containing protein, with the protein MVRFRPNVAALMVRPEQGQLLICERSTLPGAWQFPQGGVDAGESLEAALFREVREEIGLLPRHYQVVRMLDGYRYLYPAEVRGKKLKKHGFHGQAQTYFLCHVHPDAPAVNVDQKPREFSSYRWIDPDEFELEWLPAFKRDVYRQVMRDFFGVLL; encoded by the coding sequence ATGGTGCGTTTCCGTCCGAACGTGGCGGCTTTGATGGTCCGCCCGGAGCAAGGCCAGCTTTTGATTTGCGAGCGATCGACTCTCCCCGGAGCCTGGCAGTTTCCGCAGGGCGGGGTGGACGCGGGTGAGTCGCTGGAGGCGGCGTTGTTCCGCGAGGTGCGGGAGGAGATCGGGCTGCTGCCGCGTCACTATCAGGTCGTGCGGATGCTGGATGGCTACCGCTACCTCTACCCCGCCGAGGTCCGGGGGAAGAAGCTGAAGAAGCACGGCTTCCACGGCCAGGCCCAGACCTACTTCCTCTGCCATGTCCACCCGGATGCTCCAGCGGTGAACGTGGACCAGAAGCCGCGCGAGTTTTCCTCCTACCGCTGGATCGATCCGGACGAGTTCGAGCTGGAGTGGTTGCCCGCCTTCAAGCGCGACGTCTATCGTCAGGTTATGCGGGACTTCTTCGGAGTTCTTTTGTAA
- the rsmB gene encoding 16S rRNA (cytosine(967)-C(5))-methyltransferase RsmB: MPAKNYHVRQAAVSALRAWAKGHDYAETLVERHAHRRQLSSQDRGLLQAILLGVLRNRRVIDHWIGKLRNGKLDPDTRDILRVGLCQLFILGLPDHAAVHETVEVGKANVRGLINAVLRRATTSKKRLMDDLADLAPAITLSHPDWLYNRWKSAFGKANTLALMEWNNQPAETFARINPLRPAPEEMPGTPVEGATGFFKLEGAPPSALLAAGQIYIQDPATRHSVELLDPKPGERILDACAAPGGKSFLIAAAQGGGSSLVCTDSNEKRLPRLRENLERLGCEPSEVAVHDWTKPAPTEWHGAFDAILLDVPCSNSGVIRRRVDVRWRLQQDHIEALLRIQRQILENALPCLKPGGRLIYSTCSIEKDENEDQVAAFVAAHPEVKLTGTRQALPFRDGTDGAFAARLETSA, from the coding sequence ATGCCCGCCAAGAACTACCACGTCCGCCAAGCCGCCGTCTCCGCCCTCCGCGCGTGGGCGAAAGGCCACGATTACGCCGAGACGCTGGTGGAGCGCCACGCCCACCGCCGCCAGCTTTCGTCCCAGGACCGCGGGCTGCTGCAGGCGATCCTCCTCGGCGTGCTGCGGAACCGCCGCGTGATCGACCACTGGATCGGCAAGCTCCGCAACGGCAAGCTCGATCCGGACACCCGCGATATCCTGCGCGTGGGCCTGTGCCAGCTCTTCATCCTCGGTTTGCCCGACCACGCCGCCGTCCATGAGACGGTGGAAGTCGGCAAGGCCAACGTCCGCGGCCTCATCAACGCCGTCCTGCGCCGCGCCACCACTTCGAAGAAGCGGCTGATGGACGACCTGGCCGACCTCGCCCCGGCGATCACGCTTTCCCATCCGGACTGGCTCTACAACCGCTGGAAGTCCGCCTTCGGCAAGGCCAACACCCTGGCCCTGATGGAGTGGAACAACCAGCCCGCGGAAACCTTCGCCCGCATCAACCCGCTGCGCCCCGCTCCGGAGGAAATGCCCGGCACTCCCGTGGAAGGAGCCACCGGCTTCTTCAAGCTGGAAGGCGCGCCACCGTCCGCCCTGCTCGCCGCCGGCCAGATCTACATCCAGGACCCGGCGACCCGCCATTCCGTCGAGCTGCTCGATCCGAAGCCCGGCGAACGCATCCTCGACGCCTGCGCGGCTCCCGGCGGCAAGTCCTTCCTCATCGCCGCGGCCCAGGGAGGCGGCAGCTCGCTGGTCTGCACCGATTCCAACGAAAAGCGCCTGCCGCGCCTGCGTGAGAACCTCGAACGCCTCGGCTGCGAACCCTCCGAAGTGGCCGTCCACGATTGGACGAAGCCCGCTCCGACCGAGTGGCACGGGGCCTTCGATGCCATCCTGCTCGACGTCCCCTGCTCGAACTCCGGCGTGATCCGCCGCCGCGTGGACGTCCGCTGGCGCCTCCAACAGGACCACATCGAGGCCCTGCTCCGGATCCAGCGACAGATCCTCGAAAACGCCCTGCCCTGCCTGAAGCCCGGCGGTCGCCTCATCTACTCCACCTGCTCGATCGAGAAGGACGAGAACGAGGACCAGGTCGCCGCCTTCGTGGCCGCCCATCCGGAGGTAAAGCTCACCGGCACCCGCCAGGCACTGCCTTTCCGCGATGGAACCGACGGCGCCTTCGCCGCCCGGCTTGAAACTTCCGCCTGA
- a CDS encoding UDP-glucose/GDP-mannose dehydrogenase family protein → MNLTIIGTGYVGLTTGTCFAEVGHHVTCVDNNPEKIETLLAGRIPIYEPGLEELVKKNVAAGRLKFTTSTDEGVANSDVIFIAVPTPPQPDGSVDLSFIEKVAREIAERLTPELGYRVIVDKSTVPVKTGEKVAETVRRYAPKGVEFGVVSNPEFLREGCAVDDLLNPDRIVIGSNDDRALALMHKIYEPFVAPVLVTDINSAELIKHAANSFLALKISYINAVSAICEASGADVEKVAEGIGTDKRIGRQFLNAGLGYGGSCFPKDVKAFIAISESLGSPFGLLKEVERINTAQLDRFIAKIREKLWVLREKKIALWGLAFKQNTDDVRESVAIRLAKKMIEEGATLVAWDPEAIETAKRFSGIESGIEYAPDMLSALDGADALVIATEWSHFANADLTEIKKRLRTPLVFDGRNLLDPAAATATGLEYHSVGRPVVTAG, encoded by the coding sequence ATGAATCTCACCATCATCGGCACCGGCTACGTCGGACTCACCACCGGCACCTGCTTCGCGGAAGTGGGTCATCACGTGACCTGTGTCGACAACAACCCGGAAAAGATCGAAACCCTGCTCGCGGGCCGCATCCCGATCTATGAGCCGGGCCTCGAGGAACTGGTGAAGAAAAACGTGGCCGCCGGCCGCCTCAAGTTCACCACCTCCACCGACGAGGGCGTGGCGAACAGCGACGTCATTTTCATCGCCGTGCCGACCCCGCCGCAGCCCGATGGCTCGGTGGACCTCTCCTTCATCGAAAAGGTTGCCCGCGAGATCGCCGAGCGACTGACCCCGGAGCTCGGCTACCGCGTGATCGTGGATAAATCGACCGTCCCGGTGAAAACCGGCGAGAAGGTCGCCGAAACCGTCCGCCGCTACGCGCCGAAGGGCGTCGAGTTCGGCGTGGTCTCGAACCCCGAGTTCCTCCGCGAGGGCTGCGCCGTGGACGACCTCCTGAACCCGGACCGCATCGTGATCGGCTCGAACGACGACCGCGCGCTGGCCCTGATGCACAAGATCTACGAGCCCTTCGTGGCTCCGGTGCTGGTCACCGACATCAATTCCGCCGAGCTCATCAAGCACGCCGCGAACTCGTTCCTGGCGCTGAAAATCTCCTACATCAACGCCGTTTCCGCGATCTGCGAGGCCTCCGGTGCCGACGTCGAGAAGGTCGCCGAGGGCATCGGCACCGACAAGCGCATCGGCCGCCAGTTCCTCAACGCCGGCCTCGGCTACGGCGGCTCCTGCTTCCCGAAGGACGTCAAAGCCTTCATCGCCATCTCCGAATCCCTCGGCTCGCCCTTCGGCCTGCTCAAGGAGGTCGAACGCATCAACACCGCCCAGCTCGACCGCTTCATCGCCAAGATCCGCGAGAAGCTGTGGGTGCTGCGTGAGAAGAAGATCGCCCTGTGGGGCCTCGCCTTCAAACAGAACACCGACGACGTCCGCGAGTCCGTGGCGATCCGCCTGGCCAAGAAGATGATCGAGGAAGGGGCCACGCTCGTCGCCTGGGACCCGGAGGCCATCGAAACCGCCAAGCGTTTCAGCGGCATCGAATCCGGCATCGAATACGCCCCGGACATGCTCTCCGCCCTCGATGGCGCGGACGCGCTGGTGATCGCCACCGAGTGGTCCCACTTCGCGAACGCCGACCTCACCGAGATCAAGAAGCGCCTGCGCACGCCGCTGGTCTTCGACGGCCGCAACCTGCTCGACCCCGCGGCGGCCACCGCCACCGGGCTGGAGTACCACTCGGTCGGCCGGCCGGTGGTGACCGCTGGCTGA
- a CDS encoding Gfo/Idh/MocA family oxidoreductase, with amino-acid sequence MNSTQRRGFLKAIGGLTASLAALPTLMSAQGSANAPSRASGAKYMGDFAAPKLEKVKVAIIGVGARGSGHAKQLATIDGVDFVGICDLREKQVQNAEKNVLAANKGHKPKLYGKDENDWQRMLAETKPDAVFIATPWDHHAPMCIAAMKAGAHAFTEVPMAYTLKDLWDIIDTSEATGRHCMMMENVNYGREELIYLNMVRQGVLGELLHGEAAYIHELRGQMDNGDSTGSWRTFQYAKRNGNLYPTHGLGPVAQYMNLGRGDDNFGRLVSFSSPAKGRALYAQKSTKLSNPEFKNLKFEGGDINTSIIKTTLGRTIMVQWDETSPRPYSRHNLIQGTKGTIAGFPNRMAIEGVTKTYHEWAENEAWEEIAAKYEHPYFKRMGELGKKMGGHGGMDFLMLYRIIECLQKGEALDQNVYEGAFWSAVGPLSEKSVAEDGSSQAFPDFTRGNWKTTKPLGVIA; translated from the coding sequence ATGAATTCGACCCAGCGCCGTGGCTTCCTGAAAGCCATCGGTGGTCTCACCGCCAGCCTCGCCGCCCTGCCGACCCTGATGTCGGCCCAGGGCTCCGCCAATGCCCCGTCCCGTGCCTCCGGCGCGAAATACATGGGTGACTTCGCCGCTCCCAAGCTGGAGAAGGTGAAGGTGGCCATCATCGGCGTCGGAGCCCGTGGTTCCGGCCATGCCAAGCAGCTCGCCACCATCGACGGCGTCGATTTCGTCGGCATCTGCGACCTCCGCGAAAAGCAGGTCCAGAACGCCGAGAAGAACGTCCTGGCCGCCAACAAGGGCCACAAGCCGAAGCTCTACGGCAAGGACGAGAACGACTGGCAGCGCATGCTCGCCGAGACCAAGCCGGACGCCGTCTTCATCGCCACCCCGTGGGACCACCACGCGCCGATGTGTATCGCTGCCATGAAGGCCGGCGCGCACGCCTTCACGGAAGTGCCGATGGCCTACACCCTCAAGGACCTCTGGGACATCATCGACACCTCGGAGGCCACCGGCCGCCACTGCATGATGATGGAGAACGTCAACTACGGCCGCGAGGAGCTCATCTACCTCAACATGGTCCGCCAGGGCGTGCTCGGCGAACTCCTCCACGGCGAGGCCGCCTACATCCACGAACTCCGCGGCCAGATGGACAACGGTGACTCCACCGGTTCCTGGCGCACGTTCCAGTACGCCAAGCGCAACGGCAACCTCTACCCGACCCACGGCCTCGGCCCGGTGGCCCAGTACATGAACCTCGGCCGCGGCGACGACAACTTCGGCCGCCTGGTGTCCTTCTCCTCACCCGCCAAGGGCCGCGCGCTCTACGCCCAGAAGTCCACCAAGCTCTCCAACCCGGAGTTCAAGAACCTCAAGTTCGAAGGTGGCGACATCAACACCTCGATCATCAAGACCACCCTCGGCCGCACCATCATGGTGCAGTGGGACGAAACCTCCCCGCGCCCGTACTCCCGCCACAACCTGATCCAAGGCACCAAGGGCACCATCGCCGGCTTCCCGAACCGCATGGCCATCGAGGGTGTCACCAAGACCTACCACGAGTGGGCCGAAAACGAGGCGTGGGAGGAAATCGCCGCCAAATACGAGCACCCCTACTTCAAGCGCATGGGCGAGCTCGGCAAGAAGATGGGCGGCCACGGCGGCATGGACTTCCTCATGCTCTATCGCATCATCGAATGCCTCCAGAAGGGCGAGGCCCTCGACCAGAACGTCTACGAAGGCGCCTTCTGGTCCGCGGTCGGCCCGCTCAGCGAGAAATCCGTGGCCGAGGACGGCTCGTCCCAGGCCTTCCCGGACTTCACCCGCGGCAACTGGAAGACCACCAAGCCGCTGGGCGTCATCGCCTGA
- a CDS encoding FUSC family protein yields the protein MSGGKVTPVAWKTLSRVLVPFQPSRRSIAFASRAVAASVLALGAVLALGYKEIAWAPITVWVLALPRRSMVLTKSLYRVLGTLIGAAMAFLMLPLESEPVLFMLLMSAWVALCAGTANLFRNYQAYVAQLAGFTAPIVAVLVYGHVGSIQEIAKERVICVLLGIAASAIVTLLFSKRVQPRDVEVEARALAKQGVAWSAKVLEKSGQEPLAYNHGLLAQIADLNSFCENAAVESSAIRQRLGAIRRLVSAVLALVSSTRAVERLNAPADLERREKAVRLLQAAAELIGKDDIPSGQAIAFRHLMPWEEPPEDPHTAVETAWKRDRLEEIADGLDRIATELDVIRMGPKTRHPAPPLVFHRDWRKAFSAGWRTLLACLVTGSLWIGLDWHGGAISFIFTALATAIFSNHPLPTAGMRRFSTGVGAAALTFIIWKLLPVSVTATLGTTIGVVIALTFLGAIALANNVQPGMDYNANVSQLMLGPSAAVTTVGGAFLSGFELLAGLGIAYAAFAWTPDRESRREARLAASILGDIRRLAQGRWQPHRHKWEATLYDRLYQSGLATAGSKACGNSLRHCLLGLDMGLEILRLRGLLGADCLDAIERPIVQDALRWMGADTPATGPLPIHELWVFADRLLALDSPATSSRYQAAGAILAVSRCLESWRKAEPVAAPHAS from the coding sequence ATGAGTGGAGGCAAGGTGACGCCGGTGGCATGGAAAACCCTATCGCGGGTATTGGTTCCATTCCAGCCATCGCGCCGATCCATCGCCTTCGCCTCCCGCGCGGTGGCGGCCTCCGTGCTGGCGCTCGGCGCGGTGCTGGCGCTGGGCTACAAGGAGATCGCCTGGGCCCCCATCACCGTCTGGGTGCTGGCCCTGCCGCGCCGCAGCATGGTGCTGACCAAATCGCTCTACCGGGTGCTCGGCACCCTCATCGGCGCGGCGATGGCGTTCCTGATGCTGCCCCTGGAGAGCGAGCCGGTGCTTTTCATGCTGCTGATGTCCGCCTGGGTGGCCCTCTGCGCGGGCACGGCGAACCTGTTCCGGAACTACCAGGCCTACGTCGCCCAGCTCGCCGGATTCACCGCCCCGATCGTGGCAGTGCTGGTTTACGGGCACGTCGGCTCGATCCAGGAGATCGCGAAGGAACGCGTGATCTGCGTGCTGCTCGGCATCGCCGCCTCCGCCATCGTGACCCTGCTGTTTTCCAAGCGCGTGCAGCCCCGCGACGTCGAGGTCGAGGCCCGCGCGCTCGCCAAACAAGGCGTCGCCTGGTCGGCCAAGGTCCTCGAAAAATCCGGCCAGGAACCCCTCGCCTACAACCACGGCCTGCTCGCCCAGATCGCGGACCTCAATTCCTTCTGCGAAAACGCTGCCGTGGAATCCTCCGCCATCCGCCAGCGGCTTGGAGCGATCCGACGACTGGTCTCGGCCGTGCTCGCCCTGGTTTCCTCCACCCGCGCGGTCGAGCGCCTGAACGCCCCCGCCGATCTGGAGCGCCGCGAAAAGGCCGTCCGCCTGCTCCAGGCCGCGGCCGAATTGATCGGCAAGGATGACATCCCCAGCGGCCAGGCCATCGCCTTCCGCCATCTGATGCCCTGGGAAGAGCCCCCGGAAGATCCACACACCGCCGTCGAGACCGCGTGGAAACGCGACCGGTTGGAGGAAATCGCGGACGGGCTCGACCGCATCGCCACCGAGCTCGACGTGATCCGGATGGGTCCGAAGACCCGCCATCCCGCCCCGCCTCTGGTGTTCCATCGCGATTGGCGGAAGGCCTTCAGCGCGGGCTGGCGGACGCTGCTGGCCTGCCTCGTCACCGGCAGCCTGTGGATCGGCCTCGATTGGCACGGTGGAGCCATCTCCTTCATCTTCACCGCCCTCGCCACCGCCATTTTCAGCAACCACCCGCTGCCCACCGCCGGGATGCGCCGTTTCTCCACCGGCGTGGGAGCCGCCGCCTTGACGTTCATCATCTGGAAACTCCTGCCCGTATCGGTGACCGCCACCCTCGGCACCACCATCGGAGTGGTCATCGCCCTGACCTTCCTCGGAGCCATCGCCCTCGCAAACAACGTCCAGCCGGGCATGGACTACAACGCCAACGTCTCCCAGCTCATGCTCGGACCCTCGGCCGCCGTCACCACCGTCGGTGGCGCGTTCCTCTCCGGGTTCGAACTGCTGGCCGGTCTCGGCATCGCCTACGCCGCCTTCGCGTGGACGCCCGACCGTGAATCCCGCCGCGAGGCCCGGCTGGCTGCCTCGATCCTCGGCGACATCCGCCGCCTCGCCCAAGGCCGCTGGCAGCCCCACCGCCACAAGTGGGAGGCCACCCTCTACGACCGCCTCTACCAATCCGGTCTCGCCACCGCGGGCTCGAAAGCCTGCGGCAACAGCCTCCGCCACTGCCTGCTGGGCCTCGACATGGGACTGGAAATCCTGCGCCTGCGCGGACTGCTCGGCGCGGACTGCCTGGATGCCATCGAGCGGCCCATCGTGCAGGATGCACTCCGCTGGATGGGAGCCGATACCCCCGCCACCGGCCCCTTGCCGATCCACGAACTCTGGGTGTTCGCCGACCGGCTGCTGGCCCTCGACAGCCCCGCCACCTCGTCCCGCTACCAAGCTGCCGGAGCGATCCTGGCCGTTTCCCGCTGCCTGGAGAGCTGGCGGAAGGCCGAGCCCGTAGCCGCTCCCCACGCCTCCTGA
- a CDS encoding SIMPL domain-containing protein (The SIMPL domain is named for its presence in mouse protein SIMPL (signalling molecule that associates with mouse pelle-like kinase). Bacterial member BP26, from Brucella, was shown to assemble into a channel-like structure, while YggE from E. coli has been associated with resistance to oxidative stress.) → MSTEPVPTKSVRRVSLPFLSAVAIALGLAGSTFIASHTWKEVRKKPDKNNIRITGSARKRITSDLIEWSATVEAQGADRTAAYLALKGGTEKAVAFLRAQGVKPDELQTGSASITEEFDVIKEDKVLPGTNVPMRSERKESKGFKASQTVTISSTNIPQVEKASREITTLLEQGVDVASHDPNYYYTRLGELKLEMLAEAAKDARARAENILSSAGNTGVGKLVYADMGIININAANSTETSNEGNNDTTSRDKDIITIVHAEYEVK, encoded by the coding sequence ATGAGCACCGAGCCCGTGCCGACCAAGTCCGTCCGTCGAGTTTCCCTTCCGTTCCTCAGCGCGGTGGCCATCGCGCTCGGACTCGCGGGATCGACCTTCATCGCGTCCCACACCTGGAAGGAGGTCCGGAAGAAGCCGGACAAGAACAACATCCGGATCACCGGCTCGGCGCGGAAGCGGATCACCTCGGATCTCATCGAATGGTCCGCCACGGTGGAAGCCCAGGGCGCCGACCGCACTGCCGCCTACCTTGCCCTGAAGGGCGGCACCGAGAAGGCCGTCGCCTTCCTCCGCGCCCAGGGCGTGAAGCCGGATGAACTCCAGACCGGGTCCGCCTCCATCACGGAGGAATTCGACGTCATCAAGGAGGACAAGGTGCTGCCCGGCACCAACGTCCCGATGCGCTCGGAGCGCAAGGAGTCCAAGGGCTTCAAGGCCAGCCAGACGGTCACCATCAGCTCCACCAACATCCCGCAGGTCGAAAAGGCCTCCCGGGAAATCACCACCCTGCTCGAACAGGGGGTGGACGTCGCCTCGCACGATCCCAACTACTACTACACCCGCCTCGGGGAGCTGAAGCTGGAGATGCTCGCGGAAGCGGCGAAGGACGCCCGCGCCCGCGCCGAGAATATCCTCAGCTCCGCCGGCAACACCGGCGTCGGCAAGCTGGTCTACGCGGACATGGGCATCATCAACATCAATGCCGCCAACTCCACCGAAACCTCGAACGAGGGCAACAACGACACCACCTCGCGCGACAAGGACATCATCACCATCGTCCACGCCGAGTACGAGGTGAAGTGA